CCTGGCGGACAGGTCAAACGCGCCAAGGTGCTGAAGAAAAGCGTGAAGAAAAGCGCCCAATCCCAATAGGCGCGCCCGTGGGCGTGCAGCCCGCTCGCCTTGAACTTCCCCCACTGCACCACATCTGAGAACGCATGAACGACCGCTCCACACCATCCGTCCTCAACCCCTTGCTCGACTTCGGCGATCTGCCGTTGTTCAACGCCATCACCCCGGCTTCGGTCGCAACGGCGATGGACGAGCTGCTTGACGCCGCCAACCGCGCGCTGGAGGAAGTGACGGCGGTGGATTTTCCGAACGATTGGTCCCGCATCTCGCGCACCCTGGACGTGTCCACCGAGCGCCTCTCACGCGCCTGGGGCGCCGTGAGCCACCTCAACAGCGTGGCAGACACCCCTGAGCTGCGCGCCGCCTACAACGAAGCGCTGCCCAAGGTCACCGAGTTCTGGACCCGGCTGGGCGCCGACGAGCGCCTGTACGACAAGTACAAAGCCATGGACCCGCGTTCGCTCAACCCTGAACAGGCGCAGGCGCACCACAACGCCATTCGAGGCTTCGTGCTGGGCGGCGCGGCCCTGCAGGGCGAGGCCAAGGCGCGCTTCGCCTGGCTGCAGGAACGGCAGGCGGAACTGGGACAGAAGTTCAGCGAAAACGCGCTCGACGCCACCGACGCGTTTGCGCTCTATGCCACAGCGGACGACATGGCCGGTGCGCCTGACGATGTCTTGCAAGCCACCGCCGCAGCCGCCAAGGCCGAAGGCAAGACTGGCCACAAGCTCACGCTGAAGATGCCCTGCTACCTGCCGGTGATGCAATTCGCCCACAGCAGCCCCCTGCGCGAAAAGCTCTACCGCGCGTACGCCACGCGGGCCAGCGACCAGGCCGGTGGCGATGCGGTGAAGTTCGACAACACCGCCATCATGGCCGAGCTGCTGGCCTTGCGCCACGAAGAAGCCCAACTGCTCGGCTACCGCCACTATGCCGACGTGTCCCTGGTGCCCAAGATGGCCGAATCGCCCGAGCAGGTCGTGGCCTTCCTGCGCGATCTGGCGGCCAAGGCCCGGCCCTACGCCGAAAAAGACCTGGCAGACCTGCGAGCATTCGCGTCCACGGAACTGGGCCTCAACGATCCACAGGCCTGGGACTGGCCCTACATCGGCGAAAAGCTCAAGGAGGCGCGTTACGCCTTCAGCGAACAGGAAGTCAAACCCTACTTCACGGCGCCCAAGGTGCTCGCCGGTCTGTTCCAGATCGTTGAAACCTTGTTCGAAGTGGCCATCCGCGAAGACCGCGCCCCGGTCTGGAACCCCGGCGTCGCGTTCTACCGCATTGAGCGCTCGGGCGCGAAAGGCACGGAACTGGTGGGTCAGTTCTACCTCGACCCTGCGGCGCGCACCGGCAAACGAGGCGGCGCGTGGATGGACGACGTGCGCGCGCGCTGGCTGCGGCCCGACACCGGCACGCTGCAAACCCCCGTGGCGCACCTGGTGTGCAACTTCG
The sequence above is a segment of the Hydrogenophaga sp. BPS33 genome. Coding sequences within it:
- a CDS encoding M3 family metallopeptidase — translated: MNDRSTPSVLNPLLDFGDLPLFNAITPASVATAMDELLDAANRALEEVTAVDFPNDWSRISRTLDVSTERLSRAWGAVSHLNSVADTPELRAAYNEALPKVTEFWTRLGADERLYDKYKAMDPRSLNPEQAQAHHNAIRGFVLGGAALQGEAKARFAWLQERQAELGQKFSENALDATDAFALYATADDMAGAPDDVLQATAAAAKAEGKTGHKLTLKMPCYLPVMQFAHSSPLREKLYRAYATRASDQAGGDAVKFDNTAIMAELLALRHEEAQLLGYRHYADVSLVPKMAESPEQVVAFLRDLAAKARPYAEKDLADLRAFASTELGLNDPQAWDWPYIGEKLKEARYAFSEQEVKPYFTAPKVLAGLFQIVETLFEVAIREDRAPVWNPGVAFYRIERSGAKGTELVGQFYLDPAARTGKRGGAWMDDVRARWLRPDTGTLQTPVAHLVCNFAEGVNGKPALLTHDDVITLFHEFGHGLHHMLTKVNERDVSGISGVEWDAVELPSQFMENFCWEWDVLKHMTAHVDTGEPLPRPLFDKMLAAKNYQSGLQTLRQVEFSLFDMLLHSQPTPVSSGEAILALQQQVRDEVAVMQPPPYSRTPHTFSHIFAGGYSAGYYSYKWAEVLSADAYAAFEEAAQKSGHSTLDVATGRRYRQAILEAGGGRPAMESFKAFRGREPSIDALLRHQGMA